The nucleotide window GCGGCAGCCAGCGCGCTGAGATCGTCGCTGGTGGGGCCAAGTCCGCCGTTCACAATCAGCACGTCAGCGTGCTCACTGCGTTCGCGCAGAATATTCACCAGCGAATCAAGATTGTCGCCCACTGTGTTGCGACGCGTTAACGGTAATCCCTGCTCAAAGAATAAATCGGCAAGCCAGGCGGCATTGGTATCAATAATTTGCCCATGCAGCACTTCGTCGCCGGTGGATAACATTTCCACGTTTATCATTGTGTTCTCCCACTTCTATGGTCAAAACACTATAGCGCAATTGATTGCGGGAAGAAGAGAGAAACTGGCGCGACAGAACGCCGCGCCGGAGTGGTTAGAAACCTGCGCTCACACCCACATACGGGCCATCTGCCAGCGCATTGTCACGGTTACCGTCTTTACCCGCCAGGTTCAGATAGCGGTAGCCTGCTTCAATGGTGATTGGACGCATGATAGTCCAGCGCGCACCGGCGTTGGCTTCTTCATAGCTTTCAATGCCGCTGGAGAGTGAATCCGGAGAATAGTAATACTCGCCAAACAGACCGAAGCTGTCGCCGATTTTCCACTGCAGGCCGCCACCGACTGCCGCCGCGTAACCTTCGTCGCCGTCATTCGGATTGGTGTAAACGCCTTTACCGCCCACGGTTGCCAGGAATGGGCCAAGAGGAATGTTCAGACCGAGACCGAGG belongs to Enterobacter cloacae and includes:
- a CDS encoding membrane protein, encoding MKKVALLGLSGLMFVSAAANAISINGSAGQDYTHLGFGMGTETSGLAMSGGWTHNDDDGDAASLGLGLNIPLGPFLATVGGKGVYTNPNDGDEGYAAAVGGGLQWKIGDSFGLFGEYYYSPDSLSSGIESYEEANAGARWTIMRPITIEAGYRYLNLAGKDGNRDNALADGPYVGVSAGF